In Nitrosophilus labii, the following proteins share a genomic window:
- the rpsO gene encoding 30S ribosomal protein S15: protein MALDSAKKQEIIAKFATSENDTGSPAVQIALLTERIKYLTEHLKEHKKDHSSRLGLLKLVGQRKRLLRYLKKKDYDKYQEVITALNIRG, encoded by the coding sequence ATGGCTTTGGATTCGGCGAAGAAACAAGAGATCATCGCTAAATTTGCAACAAGTGAGAACGATACAGGTTCACCAGCAGTTCAAATCGCTCTTTTGACAGAGAGAATCAAATATCTGACTGAGCATTTAAAAGAGCATAAAAAAGATCACTCTTCAAGACTTGGACTTTTAAAGCTTGTAGGTCAGAGAAAAAGACTTTTGAGATACTTAAAGAAAAAAGATTACGATAAGTATCAAGAAGTTATAACTGCTTTAAATATAAGAGGATAA
- the dsbD gene encoding protein-disulfide reductase DsbD codes for MKKFLTIFTLFFYSYLFAFTPAGLDREIIEPEVAFKPSIVKEKNAFLVRIKLAKDIYLYQDKVKVELIEPKRKNILLKLPPAEDFHDTKVYFNELKFKIPFSELPEGKIKLKLSYQGCSKAGLCYAPMEKDYVFEIKKSQKSEIFEDKKQKSVASEEEKIASTLKNESLWVVLITFFGFGLLLALTPCVFPMIPILSSIIIGAKNITVKKAFIYSLVYVLAMALTYTVAGVLAGLFGSNIQAAFQNPWIISIFALIFVALAFSMFGFYEIGLPASLQTKLTKKSDEAGSRGGVIGVAIMGFLSALIVGPCVAPPLAGALIYIGQTGDALLGGLALFSLSMGMGAPLLLIGTGAGKFMPKPGPWMTGVSKVFGVVMLGVAIWMIERILPPSVTLLLWAALFIGSAIYLRVFENIEKGSHWFEYLKKSVGMLMFVYGLFLFFGAFTGASNLFDPLKVLKQKTSIVTKTTKKESNFKKIYSIKELQEILKSSDKPVLLDFYADWCVSCKELEHITFADERVRKEFEDFMFVKADVTANSKENRELLKKFSVFGPPAILFFKDGKELKKYRVIGYKEPELFLKILKDVKKSLGK; via the coding sequence ATGAAAAAATTTCTAACTATTTTTACTCTATTTTTTTACTCTTATCTTTTTGCATTTACTCCCGCAGGGTTGGATAGAGAGATAATAGAGCCAGAAGTTGCTTTTAAACCTAGCATAGTAAAAGAGAAGAACGCTTTCTTAGTTCGAATAAAATTGGCCAAAGATATCTATCTTTATCAAGATAAAGTAAAAGTTGAACTAATAGAGCCCAAAAGGAAAAATATTTTATTAAAACTTCCTCCGGCAGAGGATTTTCATGATACTAAGGTATATTTTAATGAACTTAAATTCAAAATCCCTTTTAGCGAACTTCCTGAAGGAAAGATAAAACTAAAACTTTCCTATCAAGGGTGTTCAAAAGCCGGGCTTTGCTACGCACCTATGGAAAAAGATTATGTTTTTGAGATAAAAAAGAGCCAAAAAAGTGAGATATTTGAAGATAAGAAACAAAAAAGTGTGGCTAGTGAAGAGGAGAAGATTGCTTCAACTTTGAAAAACGAGAGTTTGTGGGTTGTTTTGATAACCTTTTTTGGATTTGGACTTTTACTGGCTCTTACTCCTTGTGTTTTTCCTATGATTCCTATTCTGTCTTCGATTATCATTGGAGCTAAAAATATAACCGTCAAAAAGGCTTTTATCTACTCTCTCGTTTATGTTTTGGCAATGGCTTTGACTTACACTGTAGCCGGCGTTTTAGCCGGACTTTTTGGTTCCAATATACAAGCTGCGTTTCAAAATCCGTGGATAATTTCGATTTTTGCTCTCATTTTTGTTGCTTTGGCATTTAGTATGTTCGGATTTTACGAAATCGGCTTGCCGGCATCTTTACAGACAAAACTTACTAAAAAAAGTGATGAAGCAGGAAGCAGAGGAGGAGTTATAGGTGTTGCTATAATGGGCTTTTTATCAGCCTTGATAGTGGGGCCTTGCGTGGCTCCTCCACTTGCGGGTGCACTTATCTACATAGGACAAACCGGTGACGCTTTACTGGGAGGTCTTGCACTTTTTTCTCTTAGTATGGGTATGGGGGCTCCGCTTTTGCTTATAGGGACTGGAGCTGGAAAATTTATGCCAAAACCAGGACCTTGGATGACCGGAGTTTCAAAAGTTTTTGGCGTAGTGATGCTTGGAGTCGCTATCTGGATGATAGAAAGAATCTTGCCACCGTCAGTTACGCTTCTTTTATGGGCAGCTTTGTTTATAGGAAGTGCTATATATCTTAGAGTTTTTGAAAATATAGAAAAAGGTTCTCACTGGTTTGAGTATCTCAAAAAAAGTGTTGGAATGCTTATGTTCGTTTACGGGCTCTTTTTGTTTTTCGGCGCTTTTACCGGTGCTAGCAATCTTTTTGATCCTTTGAAAGTTTTGAAACAAAAAACTTCTATTGTGACTAAGACCACTAAAAAAGAGAGTAACTTTAAAAAGATATACTCTATAAAAGAGCTTCAAGAGATACTTAAAAGTAGCGACAAACCAGTACTATTAGATTTTTATGCAGATTGGTGTGTAAGTTGTAAAGAGCTAGAGCACATTACTTTTGCGGATGAGAGGGTTAGAAAAGAGTTTGAGGATTTTATGTTTGTTAAAGCCGATGTTACGGCTAACTCTAAAGAAAACAGAGAACTTTTGAAAAAGTTTTCTGTATTTGGTCCTCCCGCAATACTCTTTTTTAAAGATGGAAAAGAGTTAAAAAAGTATAGAGTTATAGGATATAAAGAACCGGAACTGTTTTTGAAGATACTGAAAGATGTAAAGAAGTCATTAGGTAAATAA
- a CDS encoding HrcA family transcriptional regulator: protein MLKSEKMKDKKEVILNTIIKEYIKNPIPVSSKYLQSKLDIKISSATIRNYFKKMVEEGELEQFHISSGRVPALHTLKNYWKKKLDVNRELNIENSTKIKEFTKNYNIFCEFKFFEPNRLKEVIDHKNRFLILEFEKNEFIIDYSEPFYRFFNEFIGVEVSDLVNICKQIGLTTLAKKLNAVSNEDINIEGIKELLELISNNREWGNRYIKDILDGTILDKLKPGLYFEELLPKGYLAYNSNAKIEKRDAKMLCIGALCRDYESFFKNLTKE from the coding sequence GTGCTAAAGAGTGAAAAAATGAAAGATAAAAAAGAGGTTATTTTAAACACAATAATCAAAGAATATATAAAAAACCCTATACCTGTGAGTTCTAAATATCTTCAATCGAAGTTGGATATTAAAATCTCATCGGCTACAATAAGAAACTATTTTAAAAAAATGGTAGAAGAAGGGGAACTTGAACAGTTTCATATAAGTAGCGGAAGAGTTCCGGCACTACATACTCTTAAAAATTATTGGAAAAAAAAGTTAGACGTAAATAGAGAATTAAATATTGAAAATAGTACAAAGATAAAAGAGTTTACGAAAAATTACAATATATTTTGTGAATTTAAGTTTTTTGAACCAAATAGACTTAAAGAGGTAATTGATCATAAAAATAGATTTTTGATACTTGAATTTGAAAAGAATGAGTTTATAATAGATTATAGCGAACCTTTTTATAGATTTTTTAATGAATTTATAGGTGTTGAAGTAAGCGATTTGGTAAATATCTGTAAACAGATAGGTCTTACGACTTTAGCAAAAAAACTAAATGCAGTATCAAACGAAGATATAAATATAGAAGGTATCAAAGAGCTTTTGGAATTGATTTCCAATAATAGAGAGTGGGGTAATAGATATATCAAAGATATTCTAGATGGAACTATTTTGGACAAGCTCAAACCCGGGCTCTATTTTGAAGAGCTTCTTCCAAAAGGATATCTTGCTTATAATAGTAATGCAAAAATAGAAAAAAGAGATGCAAAGATGCTTTGTATAGGAGCTCTTTGTAGAGATTACGAGAGTTTTTTTAAAAATTTGACAAAGGAGTGA
- the grpE gene encoding nucleotide exchange factor GrpE — protein sequence MAEEKEQEKKVEVKSQEEQNEQQKESNDIQKELNELKNKLEECEDKYVRVHADFENTKKRLEREKYQAIEYALEKFAQDLLPALDSLDMALAAVSAENLKAEEAVEQLKEGIKLTIEQFIKAFGKHGIEVIEIEEGGEFNPHLHEALLQVEDAEKKAGEIVQIIQKGYKYKERVLRPAKVSVAK from the coding sequence ATGGCTGAAGAAAAAGAACAAGAGAAAAAGGTTGAAGTAAAATCTCAAGAAGAGCAAAACGAGCAACAAAAGGAGTCTAACGATATTCAAAAAGAGCTTAATGAACTAAAAAATAAACTTGAAGAGTGTGAAGATAAGTATGTAAGAGTACATGCAGATTTTGAAAACACAAAAAAGAGACTTGAAAGAGAGAAATATCAAGCTATAGAGTATGCTTTAGAAAAATTTGCGCAAGATTTGTTGCCGGCTCTTGATAGTTTAGATATGGCTTTGGCAGCTGTAAGCGCTGAAAATTTAAAGGCCGAAGAGGCTGTAGAGCAGTTAAAAGAGGGTATAAAACTTACAATTGAGCAGTTTATAAAAGCTTTTGGAAAACATGGTATCGAAGTAATAGAAATAGAAGAGGGGGGAGAGTTTAATCCGCATCTTCACGAAGCTCTGCTTCAAGTAGAAGACGCCGAGAAAAAGGCTGGCGAAATAGTTCAAATTATCCAAAAAGGTTATAAGTATAAAGAAAGAGTACTTAGACCTGCTAAGGTTAGTGTCGCTAAATGA
- the dnaK gene encoding molecular chaperone DnaK, with the protein MGKVLGIDLGTTNSCMSVYEGKEAKVIPNKEGKNTTPSVVAFTDKGEVLVGDPAKRQMVTNPTRTIYSVKRIMGLMCNEDKAQEAKKRLPYQIVDRNGACAVEVEGKVYTPQEISAKILMKLKEDAESYLGEEVTEAVITVPAYFNDAQRKATKEAGVIAGLNVLRIINEPTAAALAYGLDKKEAEKIVVYDLGGGTFDVTILETGDNVVEVLATGGDAFLGGDDFDNKIIDWLVEEFKAENGIDLKQDVMALQRLKEAAENAKKELSSATETEINLPFITADQTGPKHLVKKITRAKFESMIEDLVEQTIRKCEEVLKDSGLSKDEINEVVMVGGSTRIPFVQQKVKEFFGKELNKSVNPDEVVAVGAAIQGAVLKGDVKDVLLLDVVPLSLGIETLGGVMTKLIEKGTTLPVKKTQIFSTAEDNQPAVTIHVLQGERELAKDNKSLGQFTLEGIPPAPRGVPQIEVTFDIDANGILTVSAKDKATGKAQEIKITGSSGLSEEEIEKMIKDAEAHKEEDRKRKELIETKNQADALAYQTQKSLKEVGDQISAEDKAAIEKALNELKETLKDENATKEQIEAKVQTLTQVSHKLAEAMYKKEQGGTTEAKGGTESKKSGGDDEVIDAEVE; encoded by the coding sequence ATGGGAAAAGTATTGGGAATCGATTTAGGAACAACTAACTCATGTATGTCAGTTTATGAAGGAAAAGAGGCAAAAGTTATACCAAATAAAGAAGGAAAAAACACTACTCCTTCCGTTGTTGCTTTTACAGATAAAGGAGAAGTTTTAGTAGGTGATCCCGCTAAAAGGCAGATGGTAACAAATCCTACTAGAACAATCTATTCTGTAAAAAGAATTATGGGTTTGATGTGCAATGAAGATAAAGCACAAGAAGCCAAAAAGAGGCTTCCATATCAGATTGTAGATAGAAACGGAGCTTGTGCCGTTGAAGTTGAAGGAAAAGTTTATACTCCTCAAGAGATAAGTGCAAAAATATTGATGAAACTAAAAGAGGATGCCGAGAGTTATCTTGGCGAAGAGGTTACCGAAGCTGTTATTACCGTTCCAGCATACTTTAACGATGCTCAAAGAAAAGCTACCAAAGAGGCAGGAGTTATTGCGGGATTAAACGTTCTTAGAATTATAAACGAGCCTACTGCTGCGGCATTAGCTTACGGTCTAGATAAAAAAGAGGCGGAAAAGATAGTTGTTTACGATCTAGGTGGTGGTACTTTTGACGTAACAATCCTTGAGACAGGTGACAACGTAGTTGAAGTTTTGGCAACAGGTGGTGACGCTTTCTTAGGTGGTGATGATTTTGACAACAAAATTATTGACTGGTTGGTTGAAGAGTTCAAAGCCGAAAACGGAATAGATTTAAAACAAGATGTTATGGCTCTTCAAAGATTAAAAGAAGCAGCAGAAAATGCTAAAAAAGAGCTTAGTTCAGCAACGGAAACAGAGATTAACTTACCGTTTATCACAGCTGACCAGACAGGTCCTAAACATTTAGTTAAAAAAATAACAAGAGCGAAATTTGAATCAATGATCGAAGATTTGGTTGAACAGACTATCAGAAAATGTGAAGAGGTTCTAAAAGATTCAGGACTCTCTAAAGATGAGATCAATGAAGTTGTTATGGTTGGTGGTTCAACAAGGATACCTTTTGTACAACAAAAAGTTAAAGAGTTTTTTGGAAAAGAGCTTAACAAATCTGTAAACCCTGATGAAGTTGTTGCAGTAGGCGCAGCGATTCAAGGAGCTGTGCTAAAAGGTGATGTTAAAGATGTGTTGCTTTTAGATGTTGTACCGTTAAGTTTAGGAATCGAGACTCTTGGCGGCGTTATGACAAAACTTATCGAAAAAGGTACTACTTTGCCGGTTAAGAAAACTCAGATTTTCAGCACAGCAGAAGACAACCAACCTGCAGTTACGATACATGTATTACAAGGTGAAAGAGAGCTTGCAAAAGATAACAAATCTTTAGGTCAATTTACTCTTGAAGGTATTCCGCCTGCACCAAGGGGAGTGCCGCAAATCGAAGTTACCTTCGATATCGATGCAAACGGTATTTTAACTGTTTCGGCTAAAGATAAAGCAACAGGCAAGGCCCAAGAGATTAAGATTACGGGCTCTAGCGGTCTGAGCGAAGAAGAGATAGAAAAAATGATTAAAGATGCTGAAGCGCACAAAGAGGAAGATAGAAAAAGAAAAGAGCTTATAGAAACCAAAAACCAAGCTGACGCTTTGGCTTATCAGACCCAAAAGAGTCTAAAAGAGGTTGGTGATCAAATAAGCGCTGAAGATAAAGCTGCTATAGAAAAAGCTCTTAATGAACTTAAAGAGACATTAAAAGATGAAAACGCTACTAAAGAGCAGATAGAGGCTAAAGTACAAACACTTACCCAAGTTAGCCATAAACTTGCTGAAGCCATGTATAAAAAAGAGCAAGGCGGAACAACCGAGGCAAAAGGCGGAACAGAGAGTAAAAAAAGCGGTGGTGATGACGAAGTTATAGACGCTGAAGTAGAGTAA
- a CDS encoding thioredoxin domain-containing protein has translation MPNRLINEHSPYLQQHANNPVDWYPWCEEAFEKAKKENKPIFLSIGYSSCHWCHMMEKEVFENEKIGQILNEHFISIKLDREERPDIDKYYQEVYQLLNQRAGGWPLSIFMTPQKEPFFAGTYIPPEPRYNMMGFKQLIEKIIEVWQKDPEEILSQAKEITKYLKCADSPKKAVKLELSIIDKFIKSVSSIYDPKNGGFSSKPKFPQTSIINTLLKIYQLNENEEALKMATNTLKNMAKGGIRDLIDGGFCRYSVDEKWLVPHFEKMTYDNALIANSYLNAYFATKEEFYKDIGYEIIEFMEKKMQESALFYSASDADSEGEEGKYFVYEYEEVVEKLKKDGFSDNEIEEILKRLSVTKKGNFEGKNIIRLECENFEHKDRVFKSLKEIREKREYPFIDKKVITSWNAMMIATLYKAARIDNRFFEMAEESMKKLIEKMYIDDKLYHVAMLDKEPKIEAFLEDYAYLAYALLEAYKTTLNEEYLALSVKLTNDALVDYWSEGKWYFSKGEFKTDADYTDATYPSSAAMMVSVMLSLGSIFDEKYKKFSFITLEYYSEKIYKFLPYCALFVEDIIRFLKDDLVIKAREEKIVDCINKIDFIHPFTLLKEEEIKDIVFCNSFSCFASVSDCNKALEKLKELK, from the coding sequence ATGCCAAATAGACTTATAAACGAACATTCACCTTATCTACAGCAACACGCAAACAATCCGGTAGATTGGTATCCATGGTGTGAAGAAGCTTTTGAAAAAGCGAAAAAAGAGAATAAGCCCATCTTTTTATCTATAGGATACAGTAGCTGCCACTGGTGTCATATGATGGAGAAAGAAGTTTTTGAAAATGAAAAAATAGGCCAAATTTTAAATGAACACTTCATAAGCATAAAACTAGACCGTGAAGAAAGACCAGATATAGATAAATATTACCAGGAAGTTTACCAACTTTTAAACCAAAGAGCTGGAGGATGGCCTCTTAGTATTTTTATGACACCTCAAAAAGAGCCTTTTTTTGCCGGAACCTATATACCACCCGAACCTAGATACAACATGATGGGTTTTAAGCAGCTTATAGAAAAAATCATTGAGGTATGGCAAAAAGACCCAGAGGAAATTTTATCTCAAGCTAAAGAGATAACAAAATATTTAAAATGTGCCGATAGTCCCAAAAAAGCGGTTAAACTAGAACTTTCCATAATAGATAAGTTTATAAAATCGGTCTCTTCAATATATGATCCTAAAAACGGGGGTTTTAGCTCAAAACCTAAATTTCCTCAAACCTCCATCATAAATACTCTTTTAAAAATTTATCAGCTAAATGAAAATGAAGAGGCTCTTAAAATGGCTACAAATACTCTCAAAAATATGGCAAAAGGAGGTATTAGAGATTTGATAGATGGCGGTTTTTGCAGATACAGCGTTGATGAAAAGTGGCTGGTACCCCATTTTGAGAAGATGACGTACGACAACGCTCTTATAGCAAACAGTTACTTAAATGCCTATTTTGCTACAAAGGAGGAGTTTTATAAAGATATTGGGTACGAGATAATAGAGTTTATGGAAAAAAAGATGCAAGAGAGTGCGCTTTTTTACAGTGCAAGCGATGCTGATAGCGAAGGAGAAGAAGGAAAATATTTCGTTTACGAATATGAAGAGGTTGTAGAAAAATTAAAAAAGGACGGATTTAGTGATAATGAGATAGAAGAGATCTTAAAGAGGCTTTCGGTTACAAAAAAAGGGAATTTCGAAGGTAAAAATATAATTAGATTGGAATGCGAAAATTTTGAGCATAAAGATAGAGTTTTTAAATCTTTAAAAGAGATAAGAGAAAAAAGAGAGTATCCATTTATCGATAAAAAAGTTATAACTTCATGGAATGCGATGATGATAGCCACTCTCTATAAAGCAGCCCGAATAGACAATAGATTTTTTGAAATGGCTGAAGAGTCAATGAAAAAGCTTATAGAAAAGATGTATATAGACGATAAACTATACCATGTAGCTATGTTAGACAAAGAACCCAAAATAGAAGCATTTTTAGAAGATTACGCGTATCTAGCATACGCTCTTCTTGAAGCGTACAAAACAACCCTAAATGAAGAGTATCTAGCTTTAAGTGTAAAATTGACAAACGATGCATTAGTTGATTATTGGAGTGAGGGAAAGTGGTATTTTAGTAAAGGCGAATTTAAAACCGACGCGGACTATACAGACGCCACTTATCCAAGTAGTGCGGCTATGATGGTTAGTGTTATGTTGAGTTTAGGTTCTATATTTGATGAAAAATATAAAAAATTCTCATTTATCACTTTAGAGTATTACAGCGAAAAGATATATAAGTTTTTACCATACTGCGCTCTTTTTGTAGAAGATATTATAAGATTTTTAAAAGATGACTTGGTAATTAAAGCAAGAGAGGAAAAGATAGTTGATTGTATAAACAAGATCGACTTTATACACCCATTTACTCTCTTAAAAGAGGAGGAGATAAAGGATATTGTGTTCTGTAACTCTTTTAGCTGTTTTGCATCTGTAAGTGATTGCAACAAAGCCCTTGAAAAATTAAAGGAGCTAAAGTGA
- the msrA gene encoding peptide-methionine (S)-S-oxide reductase MsrA, translating to MQEAILGGGCFWCLEAIFKRIKGVKEVISGYSGGKRKNPTYEQVCSAATGHAEVVKIIFDDNIISYEELLEIFFSIHDPTQLNRQGVDIGTQYRSVIFPLNESQEKIAKEVIEKLNPKFNNKIVTTIEPFEAFYEAEEYHQNYYDNNPYQDYCQVVIAPKLQKFLREFEDKV from the coding sequence ATTCAAGAAGCAATTTTGGGAGGAGGCTGCTTTTGGTGTTTAGAAGCAATATTTAAAAGAATAAAGGGTGTAAAAGAGGTTATAAGCGGCTATAGCGGCGGAAAAAGAAAAAATCCCACATACGAACAAGTTTGTAGCGCGGCGACCGGTCATGCAGAAGTGGTAAAGATAATTTTTGACGATAATATTATTAGTTACGAAGAGCTTTTGGAGATCTTTTTTTCTATACACGATCCAACACAACTAAATAGACAAGGAGTCGATATAGGAACCCAATATAGAAGCGTTATTTTTCCTCTAAACGAGTCTCAAGAAAAAATAGCCAAAGAGGTTATAGAAAAGCTAAATCCAAAATTTAACAACAAAATCGTCACTACAATAGAGCCTTTTGAAGCGTTTTACGAAGCCGAAGAGTATCATCAAAACTATTATGATAATAATCCTTATCAAGATTATTGTCAAGTTGTTATAGCTCCAAAACTGCAGAAGTTTTTAAGAGAATTTGAAGATAAAGTCTGA
- a CDS encoding thioredoxin family protein: MRIFAILMITVFLFAADFDWVDSLQKAKELAKKESKPIMVMVEQKGCEACEYMDEVAFEDQKLSEFVENFFIPVKIDIDIAKSLGLKAFGTPTFYFLDKNGKKIGRQLVGAATAKVFLEKLKEYKKMSEVFSR; this comes from the coding sequence ATGAGAATTTTTGCTATTTTGATGATAACAGTTTTCCTTTTTGCGGCGGATTTTGATTGGGTCGATAGTTTACAAAAAGCAAAAGAGTTAGCCAAAAAAGAGAGTAAACCGATTATGGTTATGGTTGAACAAAAGGGGTGTGAAGCCTGTGAATATATGGATGAGGTTGCTTTTGAAGATCAAAAACTTTCGGAGTTTGTAGAAAACTTTTTTATTCCTGTAAAGATTGATATAGACATAGCCAAATCGTTAGGGTTGAAAGCTTTTGGAACGCCTACATTTTACTTTTTGGACAAAAATGGCAAAAAGATTGGCAGACAGCTTGTTGGAGCCGCTACCGCTAAAGTTTTCCTTGAAAAGTTAAAAGAGTATAAGAAGATGAGTGAAGTTTTTAGTCGTTAG
- a CDS encoding methyl-accepting chemotaxis protein, protein MVRACSKKNFFCTSIKSKFILNLVLSLLAFLTTIYFSYTIATNEIKDVMRYDINSVADALEKEIEYIAKIKLDAINDPEFKKKIYEIKIGRSGYVYFVDKKGNFVVHPKKEGKNFAGHDYVDYIRTHKEGGIYEYISAATGQDKIVAFRYIEPWEVWVVPGTNKADYFEALKKKFLILISILGFMVVLVLTLINYITGTSILKPVQRLDEVAKDIAHGEGDLTKRLPEESTDEIGIVTRYLNKFIDKISKTIKETKTQFFNTVKIVEKIDNITKDLSKSAQKEYELSESTVHLADDIIKTTENTKKIAEETKQKICNAKEYMENILKNIYEISETMKKTSDIENSINEIFGQLEREIKMVENITTIISEIANQTNLLALNAAIEAARAGEHGKGFSVVAEEVRKLAERTQEGLDSINKTVENVIKTISKSKSFIIENSENMKNLVEKNRASTKIITELSNNLEKSVSMSIKTYENSMNISDKSKNIYEQISTIANLSKENDKDIQEISKISKELLNSTKTLEFMLVQFKL, encoded by the coding sequence ATGGTAAGAGCCTGCAGTAAAAAAAACTTTTTTTGCACTTCTATAAAGAGTAAGTTTATTTTAAATCTAGTTTTATCGCTGCTCGCTTTTTTAACTACAATATATTTTAGTTACACTATTGCAACTAATGAGATAAAAGATGTAATGAGATACGATATTAACTCAGTTGCGGATGCTTTAGAAAAAGAGATAGAGTATATAGCAAAAATAAAGCTCGATGCTATAAACGATCCGGAATTTAAAAAGAAAATTTATGAGATTAAAATCGGACGAAGTGGGTATGTATATTTTGTAGATAAAAAAGGAAATTTTGTAGTTCATCCAAAAAAAGAGGGTAAAAATTTTGCTGGGCACGATTATGTTGATTATATAAGAACTCATAAAGAAGGTGGAATATATGAGTATATTTCAGCTGCAACGGGACAAGACAAAATAGTTGCATTTAGATATATCGAGCCTTGGGAGGTTTGGGTAGTTCCCGGAACCAATAAAGCTGATTATTTTGAAGCTTTGAAGAAAAAGTTTTTGATTTTAATCTCAATTTTGGGATTTATGGTTGTTTTGGTTTTAACGTTAATCAACTATATAACTGGTACAAGTATTTTAAAACCTGTTCAAAGACTTGATGAAGTTGCTAAGGATATAGCTCATGGTGAAGGGGATCTAACTAAAAGACTTCCAGAAGAGTCTACCGATGAGATTGGTATTGTTACAAGATATCTAAATAAGTTTATAGATAAAATTTCTAAAACTATAAAAGAGACTAAGACTCAGTTTTTTAATACAGTTAAAATAGTAGAAAAGATAGATAATATTACAAAAGATCTTTCCAAAAGCGCACAAAAAGAGTATGAGTTATCTGAAAGTACGGTTCATTTAGCTGATGATATTATAAAAACTACTGAAAACACCAAAAAAATCGCTGAAGAGACTAAACAAAAGATTTGTAACGCCAAAGAGTATATGGAGAATATTTTAAAAAATATCTATGAGATATCAGAAACTATGAAAAAAACATCCGATATTGAAAATAGTATAAATGAGATTTTTGGTCAGCTCGAAAGAGAGATAAAAATGGTAGAAAATATTACGACGATTATTTCAGAAATAGCAAATCAGACAAATCTTTTAGCATTGAACGCTGCAATAGAAGCGGCTAGAGCCGGTGAACACGGTAAAGGTTTTTCGGTTGTAGCCGAAGAGGTTAGAAAGCTAGCGGAAAGGACGCAAGAGGGTTTGGATAGTATTAATAAAACTGTTGAAAATGTTATAAAAACTATATCAAAATCAAAAAGTTTTATAATAGAAAATAGTGAAAATATGAAAAATTTAGTTGAGAAAAATAGGGCTTCTACTAAAATTATTACTGAATTATCTAACAATCTTGAGAAAAGTGTTTCTATGAGTATTAAGACCTATGAAAACTCGATGAATATATCAGATAAAAGTAAAAATATATATGAACAAATATCGACAATTGCAAATCTTTCTAAAGAGAATGATAAAGATATTCAAGAGATTTCTAAGATATCGAAAGAGTTGCTAAATTCAACTAAAACATTAGAGTTTATGTTGGTTCAGTTTAAATTATGA
- a CDS encoding DNA-deoxyinosine glycosylase produces the protein MIEYHPFEPIVFEDSKILVLGSFPSFDSFKNSFYYGHKHNQFWRLLADIFNDIVPNNIEEKIIFLKKHKIALWDMVKSCKRESSLDSTLKHIEINDIETFLKENPSIEKIYFTGRKSQELFEKNFSHLNIKRYYLPSPSPAYRKLRYEEKLKIWRKLIKLGYEKSTDEK, from the coding sequence ATGATAGAGTATCACCCCTTTGAACCTATTGTTTTTGAAGACTCTAAAATTTTGGTTTTGGGTTCGTTTCCTAGTTTTGACTCTTTTAAAAATAGTTTCTATTACGGTCACAAGCACAATCAGTTCTGGAGACTGCTAGCCGATATTTTTAATGATATAGTTCCAAATAATATCGAAGAGAAGATTATTTTTTTAAAAAAGCATAAAATTGCTCTTTGGGATATGGTAAAAAGTTGTAAAAGAGAGAGTTCATTAGATAGCACTCTTAAACATATTGAGATAAACGATATTGAAACTTTTTTAAAAGAGAATCCCTCAATTGAGAAGATTTACTTTACCGGTAGGAAATCGCAAGAGCTTTTTGAAAAAAATTTTTCTCATTTAAATATAAAAAGATATTACCTTCCTTCGCCATCTCCGGCCTACAGAAAGTTACGCTATGAAGAGAAACTAAAAATATGGCGCAAATTAATCAAACTCGGCTACGAAAAATCCACTGATGAAAAATAG